Sequence from the Streptomyces mobaraensis NBRC 13819 = DSM 40847 genome:
CGGACCCGCCGGTACTGCTCGGGGCCGAGCTGGTGCATGGACCGGAAGAAGATCTTCGTGTCGTCCAGGTTCTCGATGGTCGTCACCGCCACGTCCGCCGCCGCGTCGCGCAGCCGCTGCTCGACCGGCGCGTCCCGGCCCGCGACGGCGTCGAGCCGTTCCTGCTGCTGGCGCAGGACCCGGGCGTAGATCTCGTGCAGCAGGTCGTCCTTGGACCCGAAGTAGTGGTACAGCGCGCCCTTGGTGACCCCGGCCGCCTCGACGATCTCCTGCACGGAGGTCCGGTCGTAGCCCTGGTCCGCGAACAGCCGGGTGGCGGCGGCCAGCAGCCGCTGCGGTACCGGCCGCCCGGCGCAGGCCGACGCCCCGTACGGTCCCGTCCTCCCGTTGCGCTCCACTCTCTTCATCGTTCCCACCCCTTTGTCGCCTGTGTCGCTGATGTGCCGCGCCGGCCGGCGCGGCTCCCCCGGGGGGATCTTGCCACTCACGCGTTCGATCGTTCCGGGCAGGACCCCCGCCTGGGCCGGGAGTTGGGGCGGCGGGCGGGAGTGACGAGGGGTGGCGAACCGCCGGACGAACGCAGGAACGGACGCAAGAAGGCTGGACAGCCCCTCT
This genomic interval carries:
- a CDS encoding TetR/AcrR family transcriptional regulator gives rise to the protein MKRVERNGRTGPYGASACAGRPVPQRLLAAATRLFADQGYDRTSVQEIVEAAGVTKGALYHYFGSKDDLLHEIYARVLRQQQERLDAVAGRDAPVEQRLRDAAADVAVTTIENLDDTKIFFRSMHQLGPEQYRRVRAERRRYHERFRALIEEGQRTGVFSRATPADLVVDYHFGSLHHLGSWYRPDGPMTPREVGDHLADLLLRALRP